From the Halobellus litoreus genome, the window GGAGAACATCGAGTTCCCGATGCGGAACAACGGGATCGAGATCGGAAACCGGGTCGAAGAACTCCTCGAACAGGTGCGGCTGGACCCGGACGTCCACGCGGACAAGCAGGCGACTGAACTCTCCGGTGGGCAGAAACAGCGCGTCGCGCTCGCGCGTTCGCTGGCCTACAACCCGGACATTCTTCTCCTGGACGAACCGCTCGCGTCGCTGGATTACGTGCTCAGGAAGCGCCTCCAGCGCGAACTGGCCGACCTCAACGAGGAGTTGGACATGACGTTCATCTACGTCACCCACTCGCTGGAGTCGGCGCTCCTGATGAGTGACAAACTGTTCGTCCTCGACGACGGGGACATCATCCAGACGGGGTCGCCCGAGGACATCTACCGTCAGCCAAACACGAAGTTCATTGCGGAGTTTATGGGCGACGCGAACGTCTTCGAACTCGACGCCGCATCCCAGATGGACGGCGGCTACGAGGTACAGTCGTCGGTGTTCGAACAGACGACCACCGTGCCCTACCACCACGACCACGGCGAACCGAAGTACCTGGTCGTGCGGTACGACGATACTGCCGTCGGGACCGATCTCACCGCGGAAATCGGCCTCGAAGTGGACGTCGAGAACGTGCTCGTGCGCGGGAACACCGTCCTGATCGAGTGCGGCTCGCCGGAGACCGACGATGAGTACGTCGCCGAGATGCCCGTCGACGCGTTCAGGGACACGAACATCGAGAAGGGCGACACGGTGTGCCTCCAGTGGGACTCCGCGAAGTCCATCCTGGTGCCGGAGTGATTCCGATGTCGACGATAGAGACACTCCGAGCCGAGATCGACGCGCTGGAAGGGGACGAAAATCCGGTACGTCGGCTCCTCTCGCCGCCCGGGATTCTGATCGCGCCGATGGCCCTGTTGCTTCTGTGTATGTTCATCGGGCCGATGCTCGCGATCGTCGTCTTCTCGTTCCAGACGGGCAACAGCATCGCGCTGAGCCCCCTCGAGTGGTCGATCGCGACCTACCAGGAGGTGATCGGCGGGATGGCCTCGGGCGAGGGAGTCTACGGCGACGTCCTCGCCAACACCGTCGCGGTGAGTATCACGACGACGGCGCTCACGCTGATCGTTTCGTACCCGGCGGCGTACGCGCTCGCGCACAAGATCTCTCGGTACAAACTGGTCTTCCTGATGATCCTCATCATCCCGCTTTTCACCAGCGTGAACATCCGGGTGTTCGGGTGGGCGCTCTTCCTCGTGCAGAACGGCGTTTTCGACAGCATCGTCGGGCTGTTCGGAATCGAGGAGTACGCCTCGCTGATGTACCGCCGTTCGACGATCATCCTGGGAACGACCTACATCTACCTACCGTTCATGTTGTTCCCGATCTACCTCTCGATGCTCAGTATCGAGGACACGACGCTGGAGGCGGCGAAGGACTTGGGAGCGAGTCGGTTCACGCTCTTCCGGAAGATCCTGCTGCCACTGAGCAAACCGGGCATCATCATCGGCTCGTTGTTCGTGTTCGTCCTGAGCCTGGGGGCCAACGTCGAGGCGGAGATCCTCGGCGGCGGGTCGATCTTCACGATGGCGAGCAACATCCAGTACTCCTTCGGCTACTCGCAGAACTGGCCGCTCGGATCGACGCAGGCGGTCGGCCTGTTGCTCATCACCGTCGTCGCTGGCGTCGTCATCCTGCGAACGATCGACCTGCGGGAAATCGCGGCACGAGGTGACTGAGTATGAGCACCAAACACTCCTCGGGACTCGGTGCACGGCTCGGCGACAGCGTCTGGTACGTCTACGTCGCGCTCGTCGCGCTCTTCCTGATGACGCCGCTCGTGAGCCTCGTCATCGCGTCGTTCTACGACGGCCGGTTCTTCTCGATCGTCGACTACGAGTTCACGCTCGGCTGGTACGAGGCGGCGCTCACCTCCGGCAGCGTCCGCGGGGCGTTCACCAACACGGTGTACATCTCCGTCCCGGTCACGATTCTGAGCACGGTCATCGGGACGGCCGCGGCCATCGCGTACACGCGCTATGAGTTCCCGTTCCGCGAGCAGTTCAAACTGTTCGCGCTGCTGCCGATCTTC encodes:
- a CDS encoding ABC transporter ATP-binding protein translates to MLQATNLRAEYGSLVAVDDVNLQIETGEFATIVGPSGCGKTTLLRMLAGHQEPTSGTVELNGEDVTYTEPQNRPTSLVFQSWALFPHMTVRENIEFPMRNNGIEIGNRVEELLEQVRLDPDVHADKQATELSGGQKQRVALARSLAYNPDILLLDEPLASLDYVLRKRLQRELADLNEELDMTFIYVTHSLESALLMSDKLFVLDDGDIIQTGSPEDIYRQPNTKFIAEFMGDANVFELDAASQMDGGYEVQSSVFEQTTTVPYHHDHGEPKYLVVRYDDTAVGTDLTAEIGLEVDVENVLVRGNTVLIECGSPETDDEYVAEMPVDAFRDTNIEKGDTVCLQWDSAKSILVPE
- a CDS encoding ABC transporter permease; its protein translation is MSTIETLRAEIDALEGDENPVRRLLSPPGILIAPMALLLLCMFIGPMLAIVVFSFQTGNSIALSPLEWSIATYQEVIGGMASGEGVYGDVLANTVAVSITTTALTLIVSYPAAYALAHKISRYKLVFLMILIIPLFTSVNIRVFGWALFLVQNGVFDSIVGLFGIEEYASLMYRRSTIILGTTYIYLPFMLFPIYLSMLSIEDTTLEAAKDLGASRFTLFRKILLPLSKPGIIIGSLFVFVLSLGANVEAEILGGGSIFTMASNIQYSFGYSQNWPLGSTQAVGLLLITVVAGVVILRTIDLREIAARGD